In the Jatrophihabitans endophyticus genome, one interval contains:
- a CDS encoding DNA-directed RNA polymerase subunit alpha yields MLISQRPTLAEEPISESRSKFVIEPLEPGFGYTLGNSLRRTLLSSIPGAAVTSIRIDGVLHEFTTVEGVKEDVTDVILNLKELVVSSESDEPVVMYLRKQGPGEVTAADIAPPAGVVVHNPDLHIATINKKGRLEIELVVERGRGYVTATQNKQPGQEIGRIPVDSIYSPVLKVTYNVEATRVEQRTDFDRLVVDVETKNSITPRDAVASAGHTLVELFGLFRELNDEAEGIDVGPSPTEVADAAAFSMPIEDLDLTVRSYNCLKREGIHTVGELVGRSEADLLDIRNFGSKSIDEVKVKLAGLGLALKDSPPGFALPTAVESYGDDDFTDDQDFAETEQL; encoded by the coding sequence GTGCTGATCTCTCAGCGCCCCACCCTGGCCGAGGAGCCCATCTCCGAGAGCCGGTCCAAGTTCGTCATCGAGCCGCTCGAGCCCGGTTTCGGCTACACGCTCGGCAACTCGCTGCGCCGCACGCTGCTCTCGTCGATCCCCGGCGCGGCCGTCACCAGCATCCGCATCGACGGCGTGCTGCACGAGTTCACGACCGTCGAAGGGGTCAAGGAGGACGTCACCGACGTCATCCTGAACCTCAAGGAGCTCGTGGTGAGCTCCGAGAGCGACGAGCCCGTCGTCATGTACCTGCGCAAGCAGGGTCCCGGCGAGGTCACCGCCGCCGACATCGCGCCGCCGGCCGGCGTCGTCGTGCACAACCCCGACCTGCACATCGCGACCATCAACAAGAAGGGCCGGCTCGAGATCGAGCTGGTCGTCGAGCGGGGCCGCGGCTACGTCACCGCCACGCAGAACAAGCAGCCCGGCCAGGAGATCGGCCGCATCCCGGTCGACTCCATCTACTCGCCGGTGCTCAAGGTGACCTACAACGTCGAGGCCACCCGTGTCGAGCAGCGCACCGACTTCGACCGCCTCGTGGTGGACGTCGAGACCAAGAACTCCATCACCCCGCGTGACGCCGTCGCCTCGGCCGGGCACACGCTGGTCGAGCTGTTCGGCCTGTTCCGCGAGCTGAACGACGAGGCCGAGGGCATCGACGTCGGCCCGTCGCCGACCGAGGTCGCCGACGCCGCCGCGTTCTCGATGCCGATCGAGGACCTCGACCTCACCGTGCGCTCGTACAACTGCCTCAAGCGCGAGGGCATCCACACCGTCGGTGAGCTCGTCGGGCGCAGCGAGGCCGACCTGCTCGACATCCGCAACTTCGGCTCCAAGTCGATCGACGAGGTCAAGGTCAAGCTGGCCGGACTGGGCCTGGCGCTCAAGGACAGCCCGCCCGGGTTCGCCCTGCCGACCGCCGTCGAGTCCTACGGTGACGACGACTTCACCGACGACCAGGACTTCGCCGAGACCGAGCAGCTGTAA
- the rpsD gene encoding 30S ribosomal protein S4: MARYTGPATRISRRLNVDLVGGDASFERRPYPPGQHGRSRIKQSEYLLQLQEKQKAKYSYGVLEKQFRRYYEEANRGQGKTGDNLLQILESRLDNVVYRAGLARTRRQARQLVSHGHFLVNGHKVDIPSYRVTQWDIVDVKPKSLETTPFLIARETQGERPVPAWLQVVPTTLRILVHQLPVRAQIDIPLQEQLIVELYSK; the protein is encoded by the coding sequence ATGGCTAGGTACACCGGTCCCGCCACGCGCATCTCGCGCCGGCTCAACGTCGACCTCGTGGGCGGGGACGCCTCCTTCGAGCGGCGTCCCTACCCGCCCGGCCAGCACGGCCGCTCGCGCATCAAGCAGAGCGAGTACCTGCTGCAGCTGCAGGAGAAGCAGAAGGCGAAGTACAGCTACGGCGTGCTGGAGAAGCAGTTCCGGCGCTACTACGAGGAAGCCAACCGCGGCCAGGGCAAGACGGGTGACAACCTGCTGCAGATCCTGGAGTCGCGCCTCGACAACGTCGTGTACCGCGCCGGCCTCGCCCGCACCCGTCGCCAGGCCCGCCAGCTCGTGAGCCACGGCCACTTCCTGGTCAACGGCCACAAGGTCGACATCCCGAGCTACCGCGTCACGCAGTGGGACATCGTCGACGTCAAGCCCAAGTCCCTCGAGACGACGCCGTTCCTCATCGCCCGCGAGACCCAGGGCGAGCGCCCGGTCCCGGCCTGGCTGCAGGTCGTGCCGACCACGCTGCGCATCCTCGTGCACCAGCTGCCCGTGCGCGCGCAGATCGACATCCCGCTGCAGGAGCAGCTGATCGTCGAGCTCTACTCCAAGTAG
- the rpsK gene encoding 30S ribosomal protein S11, protein MPGPARKGAAKKVRRKEKKNVTFGQAHIKSTFNNTIVSITDPQGNVLSWASAGHVGFKGSRKSTPFAAQMAAENAARKAQEHGVKKVDVFVKGPGSGRETAIRSLTAAGLEVGNISDVTPQPHNGCRPPKRRRV, encoded by the coding sequence ATGCCGGGTCCCGCGCGTAAGGGCGCCGCGAAGAAGGTCCGCCGCAAGGAGAAGAAGAACGTCACCTTCGGCCAGGCGCACATCAAGTCCACCTTCAACAACACGATCGTCTCGATCACCGACCCGCAGGGCAATGTCCTGTCCTGGGCCTCGGCCGGGCACGTCGGCTTCAAGGGCTCGCGCAAGTCGACGCCCTTCGCCGCGCAGATGGCGGCCGAGAACGCCGCCCGCAAGGCGCAGGAGCACGGCGTCAAGAAGGTCGACGTCTTCGTCAAGGGCCCGGGTTCGGGCCGCGAGACCGCGATCCGCTCGCTCACCGCGGCCGGTCTCGAGGTCGGCAACATCTCGGACGTCACCCCGCAGCCGCACAACGGCTGCCGTCCGCCGAAGCGTCGGAGGGTCTGA
- the rpsM gene encoding 30S ribosomal protein S13, with protein sequence MARLSGVDLPREKRVEIALTYIYGMGRTRAKQTLDATGVSPDVRVRDLTEADVVALRDHIDAHYRVEGDLRREVAADIRRKVEIGCYEGLRHRRGLPVHGQRTKTNARTRKGPKKTIAGKKKAGKK encoded by the coding sequence ATGGCACGTCTTTCCGGTGTCGACCTCCCCCGCGAGAAGCGGGTGGAGATCGCGCTCACCTACATCTACGGCATGGGCCGTACCCGTGCGAAGCAGACCCTCGACGCCACCGGCGTCAGCCCGGACGTCCGCGTCCGTGACCTGACCGAGGCCGACGTCGTCGCACTGCGCGACCACATCGACGCGCACTACCGCGTCGAGGGCGACCTGCGCCGCGAGGTCGCCGCCGACATCCGCCGCAAGGTCGAGATCGGCTGCTACGAGGGGCTGCGCCACCGTCGCGGCCTGCCCGTGCACGGTCAGCGGACCAAGACCAACGCCCGTACCCGGAAGGGTCCGAAGAAGACCATCGCGGGCAAGAAGAAGGCAGGTAAGAAGTAA
- the rpmJ gene encoding 50S ribosomal protein L36, with protein sequence MKVKPSVKPICDKCKVIRRNGRVMVICENLRHKQRQG encoded by the coding sequence GTGAAGGTCAAGCCGAGCGTCAAGCCGATCTGCGACAAGTGCAAGGTCATCCGTCGCAACGGTCGGGTCATGGTCATCTGCGAGAACCTGCGCCACAAGCAACGGCAGGGCTGA
- the infA gene encoding translation initiation factor IF-1: MAKKEGAIEVEGRVVEPLPNAMFRVELTNGHRVLAHISGKMRQHYIRILPEDRVVVELSPYDLTRGRIVYRYK, encoded by the coding sequence ATGGCCAAGAAGGAAGGCGCCATCGAGGTCGAAGGCCGCGTGGTGGAGCCGCTGCCCAACGCGATGTTCCGGGTGGAGCTCACGAACGGGCACCGGGTGCTCGCGCACATCAGCGGCAAGATGCGGCAGCACTACATCCGCATCCTTCCCGAGGACCGCGTCGTCGTGGAGCTCTCGCCCTACGACCTGACCCGGGGCCGCATCGTCTACCGCTACAAGTGA
- a CDS encoding helix-turn-helix domain-containing protein, with amino-acid sequence MRVRDLAALTAYVRLLGVSQRRLAGDAGVGHATVNHLLSGRRRHCSAETAAAIERALGCPSGLFFEPVDPVEARVLATRRVTR; translated from the coding sequence ATGCGAGTACGTGATCTCGCGGCGCTCACCGCCTACGTGCGGCTGCTCGGTGTCTCGCAGCGCCGCCTGGCCGGGGACGCCGGTGTCGGCCACGCCACCGTCAACCACCTGCTCTCGGGTCGCCGCCGGCACTGCTCTGCCGAGACGGCGGCCGCGATCGAGCGGGCCCTCGGCTGCCCGTCCGGGCTGTTCTTCGAGCCGGTGGACCCCGTCGAGGCCCGCGTTTTGGCGACTCGGCGGGTCACTCGCTAG
- a CDS encoding TOMM precursor leader peptide-binding protein, whose translation MLLPSVRLVETPDSMHFFDGRRLVSLQVDDAARSAVRRALERQHPVAPVPPAHLEHAPSPSGDDVDDARRLLTDLDLAVPDGGMPWHGEIGADYAATTAFGATSPRGAADRLATTTVNVLSDDAAALAAMLAESGLRCRVLDGPAAIASLDAAHDVVLATDSDDTPTRTLREVNAACLAARVAWLPITAYDGAVLHVGPLVVPGATACFECTVRRRAANTEYADLYDGVVSAVAAAPTPRALRAWSYAVASLCLLHWIGNRDQHLPGQLLTLDPAGMALRQARVFRVPRCVACAGPDYTVAAAPWELARDH comes from the coding sequence GTGCTGCTGCCGAGTGTCCGGCTCGTCGAGACGCCGGACTCGATGCACTTCTTCGACGGCCGACGTCTCGTGTCGTTGCAGGTCGACGACGCGGCCCGGTCCGCCGTGCGTCGCGCGCTCGAGCGGCAGCACCCGGTGGCGCCGGTTCCCCCGGCCCACCTCGAGCATGCGCCGTCGCCGTCCGGGGACGACGTCGACGACGCGCGGCGCCTGCTCACCGACCTCGATCTCGCCGTGCCCGACGGCGGTATGCCGTGGCACGGCGAGATCGGGGCGGACTACGCCGCGACCACCGCGTTCGGCGCCACCTCGCCGCGAGGCGCGGCCGACCGACTCGCCACGACCACGGTCAACGTGCTGTCCGACGACGCCGCCGCCCTGGCCGCGATGCTGGCCGAGTCGGGCCTGCGCTGCCGGGTCCTCGACGGGCCCGCGGCGATCGCGTCGCTCGACGCCGCGCACGACGTGGTCCTGGCCACCGACAGCGACGACACCCCGACCCGCACGCTGCGCGAGGTCAACGCCGCGTGCCTCGCCGCGCGGGTGGCCTGGCTGCCGATCACGGCCTACGACGGGGCCGTCCTGCACGTCGGCCCGCTCGTCGTCCCCGGCGCCACCGCATGCTTCGAGTGCACGGTGCGCCGGCGCGCCGCCAACACCGAGTACGCCGACCTGTACGACGGGGTCGTGTCGGCGGTGGCCGCCGCGCCCACCCCCCGCGCGCTCCGGGCGTGGTCATACGCGGTGGCGTCGCTGTGCCTGTTGCACTGGATCGGCAACCGCGACCAGCACCTGCCCGGCCAGCTGCTCACCCTCGACCCGGCCGGCATGGCGCTGCGGCAGGCCCGCGTGTTCCGCGTGCCGCGCTGCGTGGCCTGCGCCGGTCCCGACTACACCGTCGCCGCCGCCCCGTGGGAGCTCGCCCGTGACCACTGA